ttgtttttaaaacttGTGCCTCGGTCCCAACGTCACTCGTCACAGCTTTTGCAACAGTGACGGCTGCGCAGGCGCATACAACCCTAACACGTAAACATTACGCCACCATCTTCCTCTCTAGAGATATATCCGCTTGCCGGCAAAGCACCTGTTGGTAACTTTTAACTCTTTTCCATGTTGTCCCCGCCACTCTCTCCcagtaaaaatgaaaaaaaacgaaaaggagagagagagaggaacaGCAACGGAAAACTGAAGAAGGTATTTACCACCACCAAGTTAAGTTATgatgaaataataaaaataaatgtaGCAACACTCCCCCTCGTCCCCATATGTTGCTAAAATTTCGCCCATCTTCACCATCAAACGTGTGTGCGATCGCACTGCTACATGCAATAATCGCATgagagagaaaatgaaaagggggtCAGATTATTTAAAGAATAAAAGAGAACGCACATCCGTGGCAGTTAATTATCAAATATCTCCTAAGGATACGCCAACGCAAGAATAGAGTGGGGAATACAAGCACGCAAACATCCCGACACTAATGCTGCAAGCGACTTTTGCACACGCTGCGAATAACAACTTTGCACAATTGGTAAGCACCCAAAAATATTGCAAACCatccttccccctcttcgTTTCTTGACAACTTCGGTTACTTCACTTTCATCGAAACGCCCATGTTTATGTTTCTGTGTACGTACGAATGTATGAGGAAAAGGTGAGTTATCACTGCTCGCCTTCACTGTCCTTCAGTGCATCCTCAATCTGTTGTATTTTGGTATTATGTGCCCATTTATCATTAACCAGAAATGTGCGGGTCAGTGCGGTATGAACAGCATACCTCACATTGCTCACCTTATCCTTCGCTAAACTCAGTAACCCATCGAGAAAGTACTTGTCCACCAGGCTCTCCGCGTCCAGTTTCGCTACCTCCTCCGCAATATATGGAAACATTAGCCGATCACGAAAACTGTAACGACCGGCGATCTGCAGTAACGCGTCTGCGTAGTCCCCGCAACTGTTCTCCCGCCCAGCATCAGCCAAATGCTTGAGAAGGACGGCCGCTGAGCGATACGTTGACCGCCGTACCTCCATCACGCTATCATCAAGAAGACGCAGTACTAGAGCGATAACCGAACCAAGCGCACTGCTGCTGGTGGGATCGAGCAGTACACCAACATCGCCAATCCTCTGCCCGACCACGTTCCGAAGCCGCCAGTTCTCACTGTCGAGGGGTACGTGACAAAGCAGTGGAACGAGTCGCTCACGCGTTGCCACGCCCATGACGGCAAGGAAGACGTCAGCATTTAGTACGACCCCCAACCGCACCTCGTCAAGATCTCTAATAAGCATCTCAAAAGCAGTGACAAGGTGCGACTCGGTGAGATCTCGACCTAAAATCTTAGCAAATTCATGCAGTGAATGGGCTAGGGACTTGCGGACTTTCCATTTAACATCCTTGAGCAGGGTTGCGTACGCATCTCCAGCCTCGTCCCAACGACCTGGTCCTGCGATCTCTACAACAGCAGGGAACGAATAGGCACATGGTTCACTGTAATCTGTGTCGCCATTCTCCGACTCAAAAGCCATATCCGTGTATGTCTTGAGCAGGGCTGGAGTTAGATCTGAAGGTCGAAGTGTGTGCAAAAATCTCCCCAGGTACTCGTAAGCTCCATTCCGCACCCAACGCGAGTTGTCGTCCAGCAAAAGTCGAAAAGCGGGCACGAGTTTATCAGCTCTGGCGGTGGGACTCACACCGAGAGAGATCTCTTCGATGTTCTCCGCGCAAGCTTTACGAACCCCCCAGATTTCGTCCAGGCACAGATTAAGGTATATCGGTAGCACAGTCTTGTCCGCTATTTCCTCCTGCACTACCTCGCATACTTTTCCCAAGTTCGCGCCGACAGTTTTTCGCACGGTAAAGTTACTATCGTTGGCCAACAGTTCCAACTCCGGAAGCACGTCGTTCACACAGCACTCTTTACCGAAAAGCCCCGCCATTTCGTTGAATAGAAGTGCTGCTACAACGCGATAATCCTCCGCCCTCTCGTCGCGCGCTAACATTATGGCAACATGAAGCAGGTGCTCCTGAACGTGTTCGGGCTTAACGAGTTCACCAAGTGCTTTTAACGCTACCAAAGCTGCTGCCCCCACCTCCACATTCTTGTCCACTAACATCTCAAATCCAATCGGAAGGAACTTTCCTAATAGACAGTTGTAACCAGCGTCACCACCCTCCTGAACAAAATATGCAGCCACTTCCGGGAGTTGCTGAACCAACATGCGCCGCACAAGGGGTTCGCAGTCATTTGTGAATCTGCTCAGAAGTGGAATGATGTGGCTGGTACTCTGCTCAAAACCAGCATACCTTACAGTATCCGCGAGCTCACGCAGCAAAAACTGACGCTGCAATGAAAAACCAGAAGAGTGATAGCTTAAGAGCCGGTTGAGTGGGTCTAGGGTGTCGTCAATTGCATACTCGTTGTAGATAAATTCCTCCTCACCGTCCCGTTGATTCTCGTCGAGCATAGCGGCACAGCTTTCCCCTCCTAACCCCTTGCTGTAGTCTCGGTTTGCCCCACACGGCTTcactccttccctttcccgtTCCTAAGACTGAACACCCTTGACTacagaacaaaaagcaaTGAACTGTCTGTCCAACGCCCCTCTCCTCGCTTCCTTCACAACAACGCCTAAATCCAACAAGGGCACTACAAGAAATGTAAACTTGTTATTCACCTCCCACGGTACACTGTTTggccccttttctttcttttcgggGCTCCCCGATGCGACGTCAGTAGAGCCCGTTGCACCACGCGGTACGCCCAACTTTGGCGGTCTCCTTTCCTCCCGTTCCCCTCCCTGCACACGCACGCAAGAACACGTTCAATAAGAAACCAATAACGCCCGAACGCAACAATGTAAAGCAGGACCTTTCAATAAGGGAGGTTAGCTTCGTTTCGGTCTCCTGCTGCGTACTTGCTGCACGGACCTACAGTGTGATTCTCTGTGGCTTCCTACGATACTCGTTCCTTCAGTATCAATAAAAACGTTTCTTCTGtctcttctttatttctcctGCGTCACCACAAAGCCGCAACCCTGTTAGTCTCTTCGACCTTCCCTCCTCACCGCTCTTCGTTGCGGGGGCTGCCTCGTCTCCTTCACAGCCTCCCAGTGGAGTCCCCCTTTAATTTAatttgctttccttccttgTATATATTGAGGTGAGTTGTGGTTTTTGGTCCTATCGTTCTCTCCACCCAAACTCGGTACACAACCACAATATAAATAGGTAGTTGTACGTGATTTTGTGCCTGTGCGAGAGCCCGTAGGTTTTGTGAGCCTAttgttcttattattatcgcTTATTGTTATACACGCACTCGAATATACGCTTTTACACCCTTTGCGCTTTAGTAACACACTAAATAGGTAGAAAGTCACGTGCAACCAACCGGGTGCATCAgacaaacaacaaagggGGAGAACGTGAGGAAGTATAGGCAAAGAGCAGAGAAGACGACGGACGGTTACACGCGACACAAAAGGGTGTGGGGTATGACAGTTGTCTACACtgtccttttccatttttttcctttgccctCACTCTTCCACACAGGTGTAGCCGGAGTGGATACCACCGACACTGCAGGATTAGATAGTGACAATCGCTACAACGTATCTCAGGTAGAAAAGATGGAGACCTCAACGCCAGACAGAGACCGCCCACCGATAGGGGGGAGGGAACAAAAATGTGGTAGTTGCAGAGAGGTAAACACCGCCGTTCATCACAACTACGTCAGTGCTGCCCATGTACATGTCACAACACACAAGCAGTGTGCTTTACTTCACTCTAGACGAAAGCCACTGCCCACCGTGTATGCGAAGCAGCCAGacggaagaaaacaacaaacgacaccaacacacacaatgcaagatgacaaaaaaaaaaaggaaagacacTTTTTCTCGCGCCGTTTGACTGTCGCCGTTGTTGAACAAAGTCCATCACATACTCTTAACCGTAGACACATCATCATGTGCAACAAGCACACATGGATAGGCGCTCTACTGCTCTCTCACACTCCTAAAAGTGTAATCAACGGCTATTCCTTCCCCTCCATAAATGAcagaaaatttcaaaaacGCCAGAAATAtatgtaaaaaataaataaaaggtcCTCCCACCACTTTTAATCCAAGAATTACGTAGGGAGGCCCTGAACCGTCACGTACCGCCGTTTCGTTCACTATTAGCATTACTAACGGCAAAGTTTCTGATAAACTGGCACCAATGACAGAGAAAAATCCCTTCATTTTCGAGAAGCTTTCTCCTGGCAGTTAAAGCAAACACGCACCTCTACATGTTGTTAAGAATTTTCCACATTGGATAAAGTAAAAGAGTCATTAGTCCCTCTTTTCGTGCCTTCATCGTGCACAAGAGCAAAACTAACACAAGCCATTCCTCGTGCAGGCGCAGTGCCTCCTCCACCACGTCGTCCTCTGGCCTCCCGCAGTGTTCCGTGGAATCACCCGGCAAACTCAAGGTGAAGGGCGCGCGGTGGCGATTTAGAGACTCTATCAGCTCTTGCTTTTGATCCTCAGCACGTCGCTCCGCGGCCATCCGCCTCCTGGTATCACCCGACAAAACTTGAGAAGATGAAAAGTCGCCTGTTGAAGTACTTCCCTCCACAGCTGGTTGCATCCACAGGCGCAACTGAGCACCAGATAGTGTTTCAGGGTGCATTGTACAAGTCTGTGCAATCAACTTCGCCTGCCGGCGAAGCACCTTGTTAATATCATTATAAGGATAATTGTCAGACATGAAGCCGATGATATTCTGCACGTACAGCAGTAACGACTGAAATGCATAAGCCGGGGAATACTCAGGACTTGTGAGCCCTACGCAATCTGAGTGGTTCAGACGGCGAACAACGCCTGCTAAGGCGTCAAATTCATCATTTATAAGCGACGCGGCGCCGGGGTAGTACTGTTCCATTAGTGTACTGCCGTGCTCTTGCCAGTTGAAATTACCGCTTCTCAACGTGGAACCGCCAACGTTAGAGCCCTTGATTCGCTTCTCACTAACTATATCGTCAACTCCTGTGTATCGTGTAAAACTGATGTCAGCGTTGTGGTGGTGCTCATCCCCAACGACCACACAAGGGGAAAGCAAGGCAGCCAGCGCCGGTGGTAGCGCGGTAAATGAACATAAATCATTTGGCACGAAGAGTCCCATAACCAAACTGCATAACGACAGCGTTTCGGCCACAATGGTTGACACTTGCATTAGGCCATGAATGCTCCATCCTGCGCTCATGGCTGTACGAATGTCAACATCAGATATTTGCCATGGGACGTGGGTTGCGATTGCTATAAAGCGTTGAAGGGCCTGCAACTTTGGTGGTGGTCCGTCCCGGAGCCAAGACCTT
This region of Trypanosoma brucei gambiense DAL972 chromosome 10, complete sequence genomic DNA includes:
- a CDS encoding T. brucei spp.-specific protein; the protein is MEKDSVDNCHTPHPFVSRVTVRRLLCSLPILPHVLPLCCLSDAPGWLHVTFYLFSVLLKRKGCKSVYSSACITISDNNKNNRLTKPTGSRTGTKSRTTTYLYCGCVPSLGGENDRTKNHNSPQYIQGRKAN